A stretch of the Neodiprion lecontei isolate iyNeoLeco1 chromosome 4, iyNeoLeco1.1, whole genome shotgun sequence genome encodes the following:
- the LOC107218462 gene encoding uncharacterized protein LOC107218462 isoform X1, translating to MRTEMLLTFWVVYIFALHVSTAAVGEAYDISPTSTYHLSNHPSWSGSALEDRSVSGVGHFAAPVNPHETIDHRRNRRGLEEFEADPEKYIEDLSFEDFPRSRREMKDVEEFTRFEGLMKKPRVRRDAEPNLEKVSSSKSVREARLNSPETWSKQPISIELRRHSNADQTPFGKDIHGSSGHHVPKTDFVTGHRRDFSESRESRAMPELARSYQDYVPLFREKVRQRDFDVTIPRYYYPDRFGSDRSIDERRPASSTHYYNRYNEEDVSPYGRAHIQSKPKRIVYYAHLPEVARKPVDIRNNRHLYDDVVRSPPEAVASSTSYSRAPGHVDNNNYRYRMSYPYEAYRPYQRYAYRRPYDALYRSEMNDDQYMDHASLREELRYPELEGGSLDRKVYSRVFDRSESTLPWPVEIGTKLHIKDDKRIPGRRIFGQNNDDNGYEVNAKIQAALNSDNPNTERRESSE from the exons ATgag GACGGAAATGCTGCTAACCTTTTGGGTTGTGTACATATTCGCATTGCACGTGAGCACTGCAGCAGTGGGCGAGGCTTATGATATATCGCCGACTTCCACGTATCACTTATCAAATCATCCTTCGTGGTCCGGCTCGGCTCTTGAAGATCGCAGCGTGAGCGGAGTTGGACACTTTGCAGCACCCGTGAATCCACACGAGACAATCGATCATCGTAGAAACAGACGTGGGTTAGAAGAGTTCGAGGCAGACCCAGAAAAGTATATCGAGGATCTATCCTTTGAAGATTTTCCACGCAGCCGCCGTGAGATGAAAGATGTTGAGGAATTTACCCGCTTTGAAG GTCTTATGAAGAAGCCAAGGGTCCGCAGAGACGCTGAACCAAATTTGGAAAAGGTGTCCAGTTCAAAAAGCGTCCGAGAAGCTCGACTTAACTCCCCTGAAACGTGGTCAAAGCAACCAATCTCCATCGAGCTTCGTCGGCATTCTAACGCTGATCAAACCCCCTTCGGAAAGGACATCCACGGGTCATCTGGTCACCACGTACCGAAAACTGACTTTGTTACCGGACACCGGCGTGACTTTTCCGAAAGCCGAGAATCGAGAGCAATGCCAGAACTCGCTAGATCGTATCAGGACTACGTACCATTGTTTCGGGAAAAGGTCAGGCAGCGTGATTTCGACGTGACGATTCCACGATATTATTACCCGGACCGTTTTGGGTCCGACCGAAGCATCGATGAGCGGAGACCTGCCAGTAGTACCCACTACTACAACCGATACAACGAAGAAGATGTCAGTCCATACGGAAGAGCTCACATTCAGTCGAAGCCCAAGAGAATAGTTTACTATGCACACCTTCCCGAAGTCGCTCGAAAGCCCGTTGATATTAGAAACAATCGCCATCTCTATGACGATGTCGTGCGTTCGCCACCCGAAGCTGTCGCTAGCTCTACATCGTACAGTCGGGCACCAGGACACGTAGACAATAACAATTATCGTTACAGGATGTCCTATCCTTACGAAGCCTACCGACCGTACCAAAGATATGCTTACAGACGGCCGTACGATGCTCTATACCGATCGGAGATGAACGATGACCAGTATATGGATCATGCATCGCTGAGAGAAGAACTCCGATATCCAGAGCTTGAAGGTGGGAGTCTGGACCGAAAAGTTTATAGCAGGGTTTTCGATAGATCCGAGTCTACATTGCCATGGCCAGTGGAAATTGGGACCAAACTCCATATCAAGGATGACAAGAGAATTCCAGGACGTCGGATCTTTGGTCAGAATAATGATGACAATGGGTATGAGGTGAACGCTAAGATTCAGGCCGCTTTGAATTCGGATAATCCAAATACCGAGCGTCGCGAAAGCAGCGAATAG
- the LOC107218462 gene encoding uncharacterized protein LOC107218462 isoform X2, which translates to MLLTFWVVYIFALHVSTAAVGEAYDISPTSTYHLSNHPSWSGSALEDRSVSGVGHFAAPVNPHETIDHRRNRRGLEEFEADPEKYIEDLSFEDFPRSRREMKDVEEFTRFEGLMKKPRVRRDAEPNLEKVSSSKSVREARLNSPETWSKQPISIELRRHSNADQTPFGKDIHGSSGHHVPKTDFVTGHRRDFSESRESRAMPELARSYQDYVPLFREKVRQRDFDVTIPRYYYPDRFGSDRSIDERRPASSTHYYNRYNEEDVSPYGRAHIQSKPKRIVYYAHLPEVARKPVDIRNNRHLYDDVVRSPPEAVASSTSYSRAPGHVDNNNYRYRMSYPYEAYRPYQRYAYRRPYDALYRSEMNDDQYMDHASLREELRYPELEGGSLDRKVYSRVFDRSESTLPWPVEIGTKLHIKDDKRIPGRRIFGQNNDDNGYEVNAKIQAALNSDNPNTERRESSE; encoded by the exons ATGCTGCTAACCTTTTGGGTTGTGTACATATTCGCATTGCACGTGAGCACTGCAGCAGTGGGCGAGGCTTATGATATATCGCCGACTTCCACGTATCACTTATCAAATCATCCTTCGTGGTCCGGCTCGGCTCTTGAAGATCGCAGCGTGAGCGGAGTTGGACACTTTGCAGCACCCGTGAATCCACACGAGACAATCGATCATCGTAGAAACAGACGTGGGTTAGAAGAGTTCGAGGCAGACCCAGAAAAGTATATCGAGGATCTATCCTTTGAAGATTTTCCACGCAGCCGCCGTGAGATGAAAGATGTTGAGGAATTTACCCGCTTTGAAG GTCTTATGAAGAAGCCAAGGGTCCGCAGAGACGCTGAACCAAATTTGGAAAAGGTGTCCAGTTCAAAAAGCGTCCGAGAAGCTCGACTTAACTCCCCTGAAACGTGGTCAAAGCAACCAATCTCCATCGAGCTTCGTCGGCATTCTAACGCTGATCAAACCCCCTTCGGAAAGGACATCCACGGGTCATCTGGTCACCACGTACCGAAAACTGACTTTGTTACCGGACACCGGCGTGACTTTTCCGAAAGCCGAGAATCGAGAGCAATGCCAGAACTCGCTAGATCGTATCAGGACTACGTACCATTGTTTCGGGAAAAGGTCAGGCAGCGTGATTTCGACGTGACGATTCCACGATATTATTACCCGGACCGTTTTGGGTCCGACCGAAGCATCGATGAGCGGAGACCTGCCAGTAGTACCCACTACTACAACCGATACAACGAAGAAGATGTCAGTCCATACGGAAGAGCTCACATTCAGTCGAAGCCCAAGAGAATAGTTTACTATGCACACCTTCCCGAAGTCGCTCGAAAGCCCGTTGATATTAGAAACAATCGCCATCTCTATGACGATGTCGTGCGTTCGCCACCCGAAGCTGTCGCTAGCTCTACATCGTACAGTCGGGCACCAGGACACGTAGACAATAACAATTATCGTTACAGGATGTCCTATCCTTACGAAGCCTACCGACCGTACCAAAGATATGCTTACAGACGGCCGTACGATGCTCTATACCGATCGGAGATGAACGATGACCAGTATATGGATCATGCATCGCTGAGAGAAGAACTCCGATATCCAGAGCTTGAAGGTGGGAGTCTGGACCGAAAAGTTTATAGCAGGGTTTTCGATAGATCCGAGTCTACATTGCCATGGCCAGTGGAAATTGGGACCAAACTCCATATCAAGGATGACAAGAGAATTCCAGGACGTCGGATCTTTGGTCAGAATAATGATGACAATGGGTATGAGGTGAACGCTAAGATTCAGGCCGCTTTGAATTCGGATAATCCAAATACCGAGCGTCGCGAAAGCAGCGAATAG